CCCCTCCTCACCGCACTCAGCAAAGCCTCCGAGTCCGATCGCCGCCAGATCCTCCGCGCGCTCACCAAACTCCGCTCCCTCGTCGAAACACACAGTCCACGAACCTAGAACCTAGAACCTAGAACCTCGCCAGCCTTGCCTCGTCTCGCACGATACGAGACACTTAACCGTCCCATGGTTCTTCACTTCCTTATCCGTGGCCGAGTCCAGGGAGTCGGCTTCCGCTGGTTCGTCCACCGCGAAGCCTCCGAGCTCGGCCTCCGCGGCTGGGTTCGCAACACCGACGACGGCTCCGTCGAGGTCGTCGCCACCGGCCCCCGCGAAGATCTCGACGAACTCCGCGCCGAGCTCAAGAAAGGCTCCCGCGGCAGCCGAGTCGACCACGTCATCGAACACGAGCTCGACGAATCCGAAGCCGCCAGCCTCCGCGACTTCGAAATCCAGGGCGCCTGGTGAGCTTGCTTTTGCCTTTCACTAACCACTACCCACTAACTACTCCCAACGAAAGCCCCATGTCCGAAAAACAAATCAACTGCGAGCCGCTCAAAGCGCTCATCCGCTCCGTCCCTGACTTTCCGCGCCCCGGCATCCTCTTCTACGACATCACCACCGTCCTTAAGGACCGCACCGGCTTCGCGCAGCTCATCGACGCCTTCGCGCAGTACTACATCGGCAAGGACATCGACCTCGTTCTCGGCATCGAAGCCCGCGGCTTCATCTTCGGCCCCGCGCTCGCCTATCGTCTCAACGCCGGCTTCGTTCCCATCCGCAAGCCCGGCAAGCTCCCCGCGCCCACCGAAACCGTCAAGTACGACCTCGAGTACGGCTCCGACTCGCTGCAGATCCACAAGGACGCCATCCGCCCCGGCCAGCGCGTCATCATCGTCGACGACCTCCTCGCCACCGGCGGCACCATGCAGGCCAGCGTCGACCTCGTCGAAAAACTTGGCGGAGTCGTCGTCTCCCTCGGCGTCGCCATCGAGCTCGACTTCCTCCGCGGCCGCAACCGCTTCCCGCAATACGACGTCCTCAGCCTCCTCCACTACAACGAGTAACTTCTTGTGTGTCCTCTGGAGAGACTCAGTGGTAAACTCCGCGCTGAAATCATGGAGAAGCTATGCGGGCCAGTATTTCCTGCTCCGCAGAGATCGTACCTGTATCTCTGCTGATTTTTCTGTCTTTCGTCATTGGTTGCGGCGGCGCCAATCAGGCCGGCACTTCAGACAACAGCGGAGGCGGCACCATAACTGGAACGCCGGCGTTTACTCCGCCATCATCTGGCGACTACCTCTTGCAGGCCTCCGATGTGAATGGTGTCTTCGTTTCCACCGTAAACACTAGTACGGGGGCAGTCGGTTCACCGGTTAGTCAAGATACAGCTGATCTAGAAGGCGGAATGGTTGTAACTCCCTCCAACTCCTTCATGTACTCCATTTCTTCAGGGTATGAAAGCATCAACGGCTATCGGCTCGTCGGTCCTGGCCTGCAATTGCAAAACTTAGTACCCGGCGCGCCTTTTTTATTGATCGCCGCTCACTCTATTAGCTCGATGGTGATTCACCCCACGGGGAACTTCCTCTACATCATCGAAGCCTTTGGGGACTCGTATATCGAGCAGTACAAACTAGATGCCACCACAGGAGCGTTAACGAGCATCGGAATCGCAACCGTATCCTCGCTGTCCGAATTCTCCGAAGGCGTATTCGATCCTCAGGGGCACTTCTTGTATGTCTGCGACGGGAACAGCATCTACGTTTATCAAATCAACCAGTCGACTGGAGCGCTGTCCCCAGCGCAAGGTTCACCGTTCACCGTGCCGGCCGGTGGGCAAGCGACACACCTAGGATTCGATAGCAACGGTAGCTTCCTCTACGCGACTCTATTCAGCGGAGGCTTAGCGGCTTTCGCGGTCAATGGCTCGACAGGTGCGCTGACGAATGTTGCGGGGTCACCTTTTCCGACCAGCCAAGATGGCAGCACCACCGCCTCAATGGCGATCAATACCGCGACAAATACGATCTATGTCAGCAGCTACCCTGATAGCAAAATCACGGAGTTCTCTATCGATGAAACGACCGGCTTACCTTC
The genomic region above belongs to Acidobacteriaceae bacterium and contains:
- a CDS encoding adenine phosphoribosyltransferase; the encoded protein is MSEKQINCEPLKALIRSVPDFPRPGILFYDITTVLKDRTGFAQLIDAFAQYYIGKDIDLVLGIEARGFIFGPALAYRLNAGFVPIRKPGKLPAPTETVKYDLEYGSDSLQIHKDAIRPGQRVIIVDDLLATGGTMQASVDLVEKLGGVVVSLGVAIELDFLRGRNRFPQYDVLSLLHYNE
- a CDS encoding acylphosphatase, producing the protein MVLHFLIRGRVQGVGFRWFVHREASELGLRGWVRNTDDGSVEVVATGPREDLDELRAELKKGSRGSRVDHVIEHELDESEAASLRDFEIQGAW
- a CDS encoding beta-propeller fold lactonase family protein, translating into MRASISCSAEIVPVSLLIFLSFVIGCGGANQAGTSDNSGGGTITGTPAFTPPSSGDYLLQASDVNGVFVSTVNTSTGAVGSPVSQDTADLEGGMVVTPSNSFMYSISSGYESINGYRLVGPGLQLQNLVPGAPFLLIAAHSISSMVIHPTGNFLYIIEAFGDSYIEQYKLDATTGALTSIGIATVSSLSEFSEGVFDPQGHFLYVCDGNSIYVYQINQSTGALSPAQGSPFTVPAGGQATHLGFDSNGSFLYATLFSGGLAAFAVNGSTGALTNVAGSPFPTSQDGSTTASMAINTATNTIYVSSYPDSKITEFSIDETTGLPSLIAGSPVVVPGSAYQDGLGNLVVDPDAGVLFATIGPVKNNIVAMSIGKDTGALAVLPGAPFAGTGGRDIVHVKIP